A window of bacterium HR17 contains these coding sequences:
- the nfo_1 gene encoding Endonuclease 4 gives MGLLGAHMPTRGNPAAALEAGAALGCQVVQLFVKSPMQWTAPPLSDAAVLAFREAHRRTALSCLVAHAAYLINLAAPDPEALRRSRLALLDEWHRCQLLQVPLLVVHAGAHLGSGEAKGVQRLRDSLNWLLDRTDGAVFPVTLLVENTAGQGTCIGYALEHLAAALDGLPVARVGVCLDTCHLFAAGRDFRTPDGVNALAQDIAAFVGWQRVRLIHANDARRPLGSRVDRHEHIGDGHIGAKGFQHLLTHPKFATVPVVIETPNAFHMHAQNLQRLRTLLVTPQS, from the coding sequence ATGGGGTTATTGGGCGCTCACATGCCCACACGGGGCAACCCCGCTGCTGCTTTGGAAGCCGGCGCTGCCCTCGGTTGCCAAGTCGTGCAACTGTTTGTCAAGAGCCCGATGCAATGGACGGCACCGCCGCTGAGCGATGCGGCGGTGCTCGCTTTTAGGGAGGCACACCGACGCACCGCCCTCAGTTGCCTTGTCGCTCACGCCGCTTATCTCATCAACTTAGCCGCACCCGATCCCGAAGCGTTACGCCGTTCGCGCTTAGCGCTTCTGGACGAGTGGCACCGCTGCCAACTTTTGCAAGTGCCCTTGTTGGTCGTTCACGCCGGCGCCCATTTGGGGAGCGGTGAAGCCAAGGGCGTCCAACGGTTGCGCGATAGCCTCAACTGGCTGCTAGACCGCACGGACGGTGCCGTCTTCCCCGTCACGCTGCTGGTAGAAAACACGGCAGGGCAAGGCACCTGCATCGGCTATGCGCTGGAACATTTGGCAGCAGCGTTGGATGGATTGCCCGTTGCGCGCGTCGGTGTTTGCTTAGACACCTGTCACCTATTTGCAGCGGGACGCGATTTTCGGACGCCCGACGGCGTGAATGCGTTGGCGCAGGACATTGCCGCGTTCGTGGGATGGCAGCGGGTGAGGTTAATCCACGCCAACGACGCTCGTCGCCCGTTGGGCAGCCGTGTCGACCGCCATGAGCACATCGGTGACGGACATATCGGTGCGAAAGGGTTTCAGCATCTCCTCACCCATCCCAAGTTCGCCACCGTGCCCGTCGTGATTGAGACGCCGAACGCTTTCCACATGCACGCGCAAAACCTGCAACGGTTACGAACCTTGTTGGTGACGCCACAATCTTAA
- the rluD gene encoding Ribosomal large subunit pseudouridine synthase D produces the protein MDDVAELVGTAGLRLDAFLAQRLPDLSRAQCQRLIRAQRVQVNGRIATKPSLLLQGGEKVTVRLPSPSPPLLTPEAIPIAVLYEDDDLLVVSKPRGMVVHPGAGVQTGTLVHALLALGVPLSDIAGADRRGIVHRLDKGTSGVMVVAKTNFAHLHLAHQFACHVVDKRYLAVVVGTPTFEHQIIAAPLQRHPNDPERFTVARRGDARSADAVTEVWVRERYDKFALLEVRPITGRTHQIRVHLQHAGLPIVGDATYGGRAKALQIARDDKREDWVQAIQNLNGFALHAWRIGFTHPRTGERVTVTADVPDDMMCLLTRLRQRVP, from the coding sequence ATGGACGATGTCGCCGAACTGGTGGGGACGGCTGGGCTACGCTTGGACGCCTTTCTCGCCCAACGGTTGCCCGATTTATCGCGCGCTCAATGCCAGCGGCTCATCCGCGCTCAGCGCGTGCAAGTTAACGGGCGCATCGCGACCAAACCGAGTTTGTTGCTACAAGGTGGCGAAAAAGTGACCGTCCGTTTGCCCTCCCCTTCACCGCCCCTTTTAACCCCTGAAGCCATCCCTATCGCGGTTCTTTACGAAGACGATGACTTGTTGGTCGTGTCCAAACCGCGCGGCATGGTGGTGCACCCTGGCGCCGGTGTCCAAACCGGCACATTGGTGCATGCGCTGTTGGCGTTAGGTGTGCCCCTCTCCGACATCGCCGGCGCAGACCGACGCGGCATCGTGCACCGGTTGGACAAGGGCACCTCGGGAGTCATGGTGGTGGCAAAAACAAATTTCGCGCACCTTCATCTGGCGCACCAATTTGCCTGCCATGTCGTGGACAAACGCTACCTCGCCGTCGTCGTCGGCACACCGACTTTCGAGCACCAAATCATCGCAGCGCCGTTACAGCGCCATCCCAATGACCCTGAACGCTTCACCGTTGCCCGCCGAGGCGATGCGCGGTCAGCGGACGCCGTGACGGAAGTGTGGGTGCGGGAACGCTACGACAAGTTTGCCCTTTTGGAAGTGCGTCCCATCACGGGGCGAACGCACCAAATTCGCGTCCATTTGCAACATGCCGGGTTACCCATCGTCGGCGATGCGACATACGGTGGGCGCGCTAAAGCCCTGCAGATCGCCCGTGACGACAAACGCGAAGACTGGGTGCAGGCGATACAAAACCTCAATGGGTTCGCTTTGCATGCGTGGCGAATCGGTTTCACCCATCCCCGCACGGGCGAACGCGTCACCGTGACAGCCGATGTGCCCGACGATATGATGTGTCTGCTGACTCGCTTGCGCCAAAGGGTGCCTTGA
- the erpA gene encoding Iron-sulfur cluster insertion protein ErpA, whose amino-acid sequence MAEATTVAPVALTDKAAEIVKAILEKKQKPNAVLRLFIVHGGCCGFQYGLGITEKVNEDDAVFESHGVKIVVDPVSLPFVQGSVIDYEDDDLMGGGFRVDNPNAVSECECGHSFRAPGAPEGKPCCGMR is encoded by the coding sequence ATGGCAGAAGCGACAACCGTTGCGCCCGTCGCACTGACAGACAAAGCTGCTGAAATCGTCAAGGCGATTTTGGAGAAGAAGCAAAAGCCCAACGCCGTCCTGCGCCTCTTCATCGTTCACGGCGGTTGCTGCGGCTTCCAATACGGGTTGGGCATCACGGAAAAAGTGAACGAAGACGACGCAGTGTTTGAATCGCACGGCGTCAAAATCGTCGTTGACCCAGTGAGTTTGCCTTTCGTGCAGGGCTCGGTCATTGACTATGAAGACGACGATTTGATGGGCGGCGGGTTCCGTGTGGACAACCCCAACGCGGTGTCCGAGTGCGAGTGCGGGCATTCGTTTCGCGCCCCCGGTGCGCCTGAAGGGAAACCGTGCTGCGGCATGCGCTAA
- the iolX_5 gene encoding scyllo-inositol 2-dehydrogenase (NAD(+)), which translates to MAQETMRVGVVSLAHVHAPGLIRAFQEHPHAQVVAIAHDDRERAQSLAAQLNVPRVYSDAATMVEKEDLHALLCCAPNAQHDAVVELAAARRLAVFVEKPMAATTDQARRMAAAAQKAGIVLMVNYPSTWNPALHQAYQLLREGAIGQPVYFRWRAGHRGPLAHLPPDQQAQSWWHQRVWGGGALLDFCCYGANISLWWFEEMPLSVVGVADRLAKPFGDAEDNAVLVARYPSAFAVLEASWSQGGAVPGGPTVIGTEGALTVTQRNGQPGVVLTRDGSEEFIAAVALPSHLQNGVAHFIAAVRDGTPLHATVSPSFNVAVQAILEAGLKAAQTGTAVNPRLL; encoded by the coding sequence ATGGCGCAAGAGACGATGCGGGTCGGCGTCGTGAGTCTGGCGCATGTCCATGCGCCGGGGTTGATTCGGGCGTTTCAAGAGCACCCTCATGCCCAAGTGGTCGCGATCGCGCACGATGACCGCGAACGCGCTCAATCCCTCGCGGCGCAGTTGAATGTGCCGCGGGTTTACTCGGATGCCGCGACGATGGTAGAGAAAGAAGACCTGCATGCTCTCCTTTGTTGTGCCCCCAACGCCCAGCACGACGCCGTCGTGGAACTGGCAGCGGCGCGCCGACTCGCCGTGTTTGTGGAAAAGCCGATGGCGGCGACGACAGACCAAGCCCGGCGCATGGCTGCCGCCGCGCAGAAAGCCGGCATCGTGCTGATGGTCAACTACCCCAGCACTTGGAACCCTGCCTTGCATCAAGCCTATCAATTGCTGCGTGAGGGGGCGATTGGTCAACCGGTTTACTTCCGCTGGCGGGCGGGTCATCGCGGTCCGCTGGCACACCTCCCTCCTGACCAACAGGCACAATCGTGGTGGCACCAACGGGTCTGGGGTGGTGGTGCCTTGTTGGACTTTTGTTGCTACGGCGCTAACATTTCCCTGTGGTGGTTTGAGGAAATGCCACTGAGCGTCGTGGGTGTTGCCGACCGGTTAGCGAAGCCCTTCGGGGACGCCGAGGACAATGCCGTGTTGGTCGCCCGTTACCCGTCGGCTTTTGCTGTCTTGGAAGCCTCATGGAGTCAAGGCGGCGCCGTACCCGGCGGTCCAACGGTCATCGGCACAGAGGGAGCGTTGACCGTCACCCAGCGAAATGGTCAGCCGGGGGTCGTGTTAACGCGTGACGGGAGCGAAGAGTTCATTGCCGCTGTAGCGTTGCCGTCGCACTTGCAGAACGGCGTGGCACATTTCATCGCGGCGGTGCGGGACGGGACGCCGCTCCATGCCACTGTTTCGCCGTCGTTCAATGTCGCGGTCCAAGCGATTTTGGAAGCGGGTCTGAAAGCAGCACAAACCGGCACAGCGGTTAATCCCCGCCTGTTGTGA
- the hisC gene encoding Histidinol-phosphate aminotransferase, which yields MDWASRARPAVHRLRPYVPGKPIEEVQRELGLTEVVKLASNENPIGPSPRAVAAATRALQDAHRYPDDSYYRLRHKLAEFYQVPPDWILLGRGSDELLLHIAQTFLEPTDEAVMSTPSFVMYRIVTTLMGATPVQVPLRDFVHDIGALLNAITPRTKLVFLDNPNNPAGTVVRDRAVQALIDDLPSGVLLVLDEAYAEFVETRDYPNTLDYIRAGYPVVMLRTFSKAYGLAGLRVGYGIAPPEIAQLILKVREPFNVSSIAAAAAEAALDDHGFLERVRKTVWASKRVLYHGLEQLGVRYVPTETNFILMDVGRDCRTVADALLQRGIIVRPCDVFGLPTHLRVDVGTPQQAERFLTALREVLAG from the coding sequence ATGGATTGGGCATCGCGGGCACGCCCTGCCGTTCACCGCCTCCGACCGTATGTGCCTGGCAAACCTATTGAGGAAGTGCAACGGGAGTTGGGCTTAACGGAGGTCGTCAAACTGGCGTCTAACGAGAACCCGATCGGTCCGTCGCCCCGTGCGGTAGCGGCGGCGACGCGTGCGTTGCAAGATGCACACCGTTACCCCGACGACAGTTACTACCGCTTGCGCCACAAGTTGGCGGAGTTCTACCAAGTGCCCCCCGATTGGATTTTACTTGGGCGCGGCTCCGATGAGTTGCTCCTGCACATCGCCCAAACCTTTTTGGAACCGACCGATGAAGCGGTGATGAGCACGCCGTCGTTCGTGATGTATCGCATCGTCACGACCCTGATGGGGGCGACGCCAGTCCAGGTGCCGCTGCGCGATTTCGTCCACGATATCGGCGCTCTGCTCAACGCCATCACGCCGCGCACGAAACTGGTCTTTCTGGACAACCCCAACAACCCGGCAGGCACCGTAGTGCGCGACCGCGCGGTGCAGGCATTGATAGACGATCTGCCCAGCGGCGTGCTGTTGGTGCTGGATGAAGCCTACGCGGAGTTTGTAGAAACCCGCGACTACCCCAACACTTTGGATTACATTCGTGCCGGCTACCCGGTCGTGATGCTCCGCACTTTTTCCAAAGCCTACGGGCTGGCAGGTTTGCGGGTCGGTTACGGCATCGCCCCGCCTGAGATCGCGCAACTCATTTTGAAAGTGCGCGAACCTTTTAATGTCAGCAGCATCGCCGCTGCCGCCGCTGAAGCCGCGCTGGACGACCATGGGTTTTTGGAACGCGTCCGCAAGACCGTTTGGGCGAGCAAACGCGTGCTGTATCACGGGCTGGAACAATTGGGTGTTCGCTATGTCCCGACGGAAACGAACTTCATCTTGATGGATGTCGGACGGGATTGCCGCACCGTTGCGGACGCGCTGCTGCAACGCGGTATCATCGTCCGACCGTGCGATGTGTTTGGGCTACCGACGCACCTTCGTGTGGATGTCGGCACGCCGCAGCAAGCGGAGCGTTTTTTGACGGCGCTGCGTGAAGTGCTGGCAGGGTAA